A part of Crassostrea angulata isolate pt1a10 chromosome 5, ASM2561291v2, whole genome shotgun sequence genomic DNA contains:
- the LOC128185049 gene encoding uncharacterized protein LOC128185049, with product MLEFLVILCVISLAHGCSPITEHDQTKYCRTQYAFTGTVISNKENDIEAVFRIRVNSNIKERLAGPGQIITVYGRGTLNSCGPTRLDRNKEYILYVSIYDASTRRPEINEFYEATATYVNRINNYDCSCEVEMNLPWQPRPDNTTPAKDKCVITQNEFDCSFEKGYCARRRNRYGVGPCRWIAPNIVCPEK from the exons ATGTTAGAATTCCTCGTGATTCTTTGTGTGATTTCGTTGGCACATGGGTGTTCTCCAATAACTGAACACGATCAAACCAAGTATTGTCGAACTCAGTATG CTTTCACTGGCACTGTCATTAGTAATAAGGAAAACGACATTGAAGCTGTCTTTAGAATTCGCGTCAATTCAAACATAAAG GAGCGACTGGCGGGTCCTGGTCAGATTATCACTGTTTACGGTAGAGGTACTCTGAACTCTTGTGGTCCCACACGGCTGGACAGAAACAAGGAATATATCTTATATG TTTCAATATATGATGCATCCACTAGAAGACCTGAAATCAACGAGTTTTACGAAGCCACCGCCACATATGTCAACAGAATCAATAACTATGATTGTTCATGCGAG gtGGAAATGAATCTTCCATGGCAACCGCGTCCTGACAATACAACACCAGCTAAGGACAAGTGCGTCATCACCCAAAACGAATTTGACTGTTCATTTGAAAAAGGTTACTGTGCAAGAAGACGCAATAGATATGGTGTTGGGCCATGTAGATGGATTGCCCCAAACATTGTGTGTCCtgaaaaataa